The Mixophyes fleayi isolate aMixFle1 chromosome 1, aMixFle1.hap1, whole genome shotgun sequence genome includes a region encoding these proteins:
- the LRRC70 gene encoding leucine-rich repeat-containing protein 70, whose amino-acid sequence MSSKQRDVYRSAILLPPQQALVCGFVCMVLLQEYALCCPTVCHMCSEKQVNCRGLDLTTVPRNFPKTTTLIYLSGNNITNISPNELTELKELAVLYLDNSRIVYIHPKAFSSLKKLYYLYLNDNYIQHLDAGLFDALLDLQYLHLQQNHIYVLAQGLFRHLKSVRYLTLQKNRLCVLGSDLFFGMVSLHTLNLANNNISRISDTGLRHLENLENLYLEGNHLMQVPSNALGLLKGLKRLSLSSNQIGSIHNFAFRGLNSLQYLFLENANIQTIGDKSFNGLNNLKQLILSRNELHTLDSKTFTYLNHLAYLQLDRNGIAAISDDTFEKMGASLKVLNIAFNNLTSLHPQVLQPLVSLSHFQASYNPWHCGCSLLGLKNFLVSSSYRFSIHCETPPQLRNRPLGNVKLAEFTNCMATSTNTLPKQTSHGYSATTETMYSHMKSATYSSQSTEEMLSKQSTFLEPSSNTPSHFIQSTTEQSQMEILLQLPPVNLTSSGEAQLPIDIVTVSIKPIVICQRQADSLSQSFHILLSFFILSCVTIVFLIFKVIQLKRRLPTPEHQGDNVLEYYSCYQSGRYHMTDPLRITPQNSLPSPEIDLIRPLKRSPSDAQTQVILFEHSAL is encoded by the coding sequence ATGAGCAGCAAACAAAGGGACGTGTACAGATCTGCAATTTTACTCCCCCCTCAGCAAGCGCTTGTGTGTGGCTTTGTGTGTATGGTACTTCTGCAGGAGTATGCACTGTGCTGTCCTACCGTTTGCCATATGTGCTCGGAAAAACAGGTTAATTGCCGTGGTTTGGACCTAACCACTGTACCAAGGAACTTTCCAAAAACTACCACTCTCATATATTTGAGCGGCAATAACATTACAAATATAAGCCCTAACGAACTCACGGAGCTTAAGGAACTAGCCGTACTTTATTTGGACAATTCCAGAATTGTTTACATACATCCTAAAGCATTTTCTTCCCTGAAAAAACTGTACTACCTGTACCTAAATGACAATTATATCCAGCATTTGGATGCTGGGCTATTTGATGCACTCTTGGATCTTCAATATTTACACCTCCAACAAAATCACATCTATGTCCTTGCTCAGGGGTTGTTTAGACATCTAAAGTCTGTCCGCTATTTAACGCTTCAAAAAAACAGACTCTGTGTCCTCGGCAGCGATTTATTTTTTGGGATGGTTAGCCTTCATACTCTAAATTTAGCAAACAACAATATCTCACGGATATCTGACACTGGATTGCGTCACCTAGAAAACCTTGAAAATCTATACCTTGAGGGTAACCATTTAATGCAAGTCCCGTCCAATGCTCTGGGATTACTGAAAGGTCTCAAAAGACTTTCACTGTCAAGTAACCAGATTGGATCAATACACAATTTTGCCTTCAGAGGACTTAACTCTTTGCAGTATTTGTTTTTAGAGAATGCAAATATCCAAACAATCGGTGACAAGTCTTTTAATGGGCTGAATAATCTTAAACAGTTAATTTTAAGCCGTAATGAGCTACATACCCTTGACTCGAAAACCTTTACCTACCTGAATCACTTGGCGTACCTGCAGTTGGACAGAAATGGCATAGCAGCTATATCTGATGATACATTTGAAAAGATGGGGGCTTCATTAAAAGTTCTCAATATTGCATTTAATAACCTTACATCTCTGCATCCTCAGGTGCTCCAGCCCCTTGTCTCCTTATCTCATTTCCAAGCAAGTTATAATCCGTGGCACTGTGGGTGCAGTTTGTTAGGGCTCAAAAACTTTCTGGTGTCTTCTTCATATAGGTTCAGTATTCATTGTGAGACTCCACCACAGCTGCGAAACCGGCCGCTGGGCAACGTGAAGTTGGCTGAATTTACAAATTGCATGGCCACCAGCACAAACACATTACCCAAACAGACCTCCCATGGGTATTCGGCAACAACTGAAACAATGTACAGCCACATGAAAAGTGCCACATACAGCTCTCAAAGCACAGAAGAAATGTTATCGAAACAATCAACATTTCTCGAGCCCAGTAGCAATACACCGAGCCATTTTATACAAAGCACTACCGAGCAGTCACAAATGGAGATATTACTACAGCTTCCACCGGTGAATCTAACCAGTAGCGGAGAAGCTCAGCTGCCCATAGACATTGTCACGGTTTCCATTAAGCCTATTGTGATTTGCCAGCGGCAGGCCGATAGCCTGAGCCAGTCTTTTCACATTTTACTCTCATTTTTCATACTGTCTTGTGTCACCATAGTTTTTCTTATATTTAAAGTCATTCAGCTGAAAAGGAGGCTTCCGACTCCTGAGCATCAGGGAGACAATGTGTTGGAGTATTACAGCTGCTATCAGTCTGGCCGGTATCACATGACGGATCCTCTACGAATCACACCTCAGAACTCTTTGCCGAGTCCTGAAATTGACCTAATAAGACCACTCAAACGGTCCCCTTCAGACGCCCAGACACAGGTCATCTTGTTTGAGCACTCTGCTCTCTAG